In Vulpes lagopus strain Blue_001 chromosome 4, ASM1834538v1, whole genome shotgun sequence, the DNA window CCACCTTACATCAGACAGGCCAGTCTGTTTAACCCAGAAGGCTGAGAGGAGAGCAGGAAACTGGGATTCAGGACAGCAGCCTTGCTACTGGAACCGCCATCCTGTGCAGAGGCATGCCTGAGACCTTCCCTCTCTTCtaatcatttaacaaatgttcagAGTACCTCCCATTTGCCAAGCACTGGGACCAGTGAGGACTCAAGCAACACAAGGAGGGATCAAGAACCCAAGACCAGAAGCAAGAGGTCAGCCTTCTCCTCCTGTACCATCAGTGACATAAGATTCTCAGCCTAAATCCCATATGGCCATGACTcccccatttataaaatggagaggGCAATCAGACCCTGCTTATTTCACACAACTGTTTCAAAACAGGTAGGACTAAATTCAAATGCTTAAATACAAAacgcttaaaaaaagaaaacaacaaagagaagaaaagggggctcctgcatggctcagccagtctagtgtctgcctccggctcaggtcataatctcagactcctgggattgacccctaggttggactccctgctgaataggaagtctgcttccctctccttttgcccctctccaaaaaagtaaataaaatctttaaaaaagtaaaaaaaaaaaaaaaaaaaaaatcttaaaaaaagagagaagaaaagaaaaaggaagaaataatttcctAGGCTAGCCTGATACACCTCCATATCAAAAACAAAGGGAGGAAAACACAAAATGGATAATGGCTAAGGAACTGGGTAGAACTACCTTCTTTGCATGAGACTAGCTTTTACAGAACTCAGGGCTCTTAGGTCATTTCCTTTGGTTCTTTCTGGGCCCAGGAAGCCAATTGATTCACTATGAAGTAATGCAACACACAACTATCAGTTTGGAAACAAGGGAAAGGCACCCTAGGGGACAGCTCTCTCTGCACAGGGAAAAGCCAGTCATCCTCGAAGGACAAATCAGCTGAGACCCACACAATGATAAACTtgtttatttctctgaatttagTTGGCTGCATGCTGTTCCCTGCAAAGATGGGATAAGTACATGATGTCCTTGAGGAACCGTCCCAGGCCTGGTCGAGTATTGTCCACAGGTGGCAACGCCCATCAGAGGTCCAAAAGAAATCTCCTAACCTGGGTCAGATACTTGGGTTTCAAATAGTCACCCAGCTCCTCCTTACAGACCCAGACGTGATGGTCCTTCTTGCTGGTCCGAGAGAAGTCTCCAGTTAATAGCAGGGCTTTGAAGAAGAATACTTTGGCACCAAGGCTGCTCTCTGTCCGCAATGCCTGAGGGAACTTGAACTTGTAGTGGCCACAGGGGGCATTTCCCAGGAACTTGGCTTCCAGGTTGTTCTctgaagggaagaagggaagatttGGAAGATGAGGATGCACCCATCTGTTTACTTTTGGCCCCTCAAATGCCAGGGGGTCTCTGTGAGAGTCATTTCCAGTGTGAGGTAAAGCAATCCCTGAGAGTGAGGACGAGGGTCATTCCTGAAGAGcctctccccatctccatccAAATGCTCCTGGCCCACGGGCTCATGGGCTCCAGATTCACTGGATCTATCCCATGTGCCAAGCTACTACTCTCAAACTGAAGTTAGTGATGCAGTTCAGATACCATTACCTGGAGTCAGGGCACCAAGCTTCTAGACTCAGCCTGGCCATCACTGTTAATGAAGGACTATTACACTGGGTATCTGTAAAGCAAAGCTCTtaacctcttatttttttttttaatcttttaaagattttatttatttattcatgagagacacaggcagagggagaagcaggctccatgcagagagcccaacatgggactcgatcccgggtctccaggatcacgccctgggctgaaggcggcgctaaaccgctgagccactgggctgcccactcttagccttttattttttatttttatttttttttaaagattttattcatttattcatagagacagagagagagaggcagagacacaggcagagggagaagcaggctccatgcagcgagcccgacgtgggactcgatccagggtctccaggatcatgccctgggctgcaggcggcactaaaccactgtgccaccagggctgccccactctTAGCCTTTTAAAGGGAGTGTCACTTGAAAAGCAAAAAGAGGACCCAATTTGACTTCTGTAGGGTGAAAACATCATATCAATAGTTAAAAGACACAGACAGGTGGTTGGAATTTACCTAGAATCTATAACAAAGGTTTAACCCCAACCGAGCATTtcaaaggaaggggaaaggaccTACAAATCCTGGCATTTGGAAAGCTGGCTAGCTCAACAGGAAAAATGAAGCTTGATTCCACCAACCTCAGTCCTTACATCAAAACTGACACTACACAGATCAAAGATTTAACCACAGAAATTTAACTTTCATAAAAGGATTGTGCATTCTGGATGGTGGTTTCAtagatgtttaatattttctgaatgtttttgtattttcaaatttttcattaaagaaaaaagaaactgaaagagtaCTAGGAAAAAATGTAGGATACTTTCCATATCATTTTTGAGAGGGAAAGCCCTCACCAagacacaaatcttaaaaatctgtaaaagacaaaaacattttatttacataaaactaaatctttctataaagaaaagcaaagcataaaAGTCAAGGACAAAATGGCAcactaacaaaaatatttcaacacaCTCCACAAAGGAGGAGTAATTTCGGGTATAAGTATTTAGAAATCAATGTGGAAAAAGCCAATagatccaaaagaaaaatgaactaaacATAGAACAAGaagttcacataaaaataaataccactgACCTATAAActcattaaaagatgctcaatcttactaacaattaaagaaataagaattcaAACAACATGTCATTACTAAGTCCCAAAACTTTGAGCTGTACACTGCTTGTCAAGAGAAAAATGAGCACTCTCACACCATCAGGGGGGTAGAAATTAGTGTTAACCTCTATTTTTGGCAAGAATTATCTACTTTAATTATGCATACCTTATGCATACCCCTTCATCCAGCGACTTGGCTTCTAGAACTTGATCTTCCCAGAAATGTTTCTCTGCCCATGTGACCAAAGGTAGGTACACAAGACATTCACTACAGCTTATTTCTAAAAGCAAGACTGGTTAAATGAACTGTAGCACATGTATATTATGAATCATATGCTCGTGTCAGAAAGCGTTAAGGTATGGCTTCACATGCTGATACAGAGAGATGCTTAAAAGCTGCAAAGAAGAGAAGCGAAGGTATATAACCATGCTCCTACTATGTGCGGGGGAAAAACAGATGAAGTATGTATGTGCTTGCAATTcctaaaaagaccaaaaaaaaaaaattaaataaataaaaaataaaaggatacacCAAACACTGTTACTAGCGGATGcctctaaaactaatattactTCTTACCCTATACTACATGTACTAGAAActgttttaacaattttttcagagcagcctgggtggctcagcggtttagcgcctccttcagcccagggcatgatcctggagacccaggatcgagtcccacatcgggctccctgcaaggagcctgcttctccttttgcctgtgtctctgcctctctctcatgaataagtaagtaaaatctttaaaaataattttttctcaccACATATAACAAATTGCTTCTCTTagtactaaaaaaacaaaaacacaaaaacactccACTGATGGGggtgctcgggtggctcagtggttaagcatctgcctttggctcaggttgtgatcccgaggtcctgggatggagtcccacactgggcaccCCCTCAACCCCAGgtgcctgttcctccctctgcccatgtctctgcctctctgtatctcatgaatagataaaaactttacagaaaaaaaaaaaaacacacacactacTGGAGCATCCGATGAAGAACTGATATATGACATGAGTTCATCTACAACACAAAATGTCAGCTGTGGGTATCTATGAGTGGTGGAACTACATTGGCAAGCTTCTTTATACTTTCCCGAATTTTTCCACTTATttcactgaatatatatttttctatatatctggagaaacagattaaaaaatacagtcaaatcaagaagaaaaaagaaacggTTCACTACAAGATGAGCAAAGGATCATGGAGAAATTTCAGCAGCCAATAAacccatgaaaataaaatacgGTCAACCTTACTAGCGAGCAGGAAACCGCTAATCCAAAAGAGACCATTTTTTACTGACTGGATAAGCAAAAATTAAGGAGACGTTTCCATATGTTGGTGGGGCCTAGACAAGCAGGCACTCCTTACACCAGACCTGAAAATGTCCAGCATTATGCACATTCTGCAGGACTGGGCAGCAGCCAACAAAAACGTACATGTGTCCATCCTTCACCATGAATTCCACCTGGAGGAAGCCCATCTTGCAGGATGTGGGAAATGAGGTGCCAAAGGGGAGGAAAGAAATGGACTCTgactcatatatacatatatatatgggtGTACACTTTTACATTTCTTGagcttttgtcattttaattattctatatTACCATTTTAATAACTTCACAATAAAtcaacacattttatttgttatgcACCGTTTAATGTCAATGTGTCTTTCGTATGTTTCCTTTCATGTCTGTTCATTACAGCGGGAACATTAGGAGGAGGAAAAGCTGTGCCAAGGTGGAAGCCCTTTCTGCGTGGCAGACGAGAGGGAGAGCAAGCGTCAATCACATATGTGTGAGGGAAGCTGAGCATCTGAACACAGTGATCCTGGCAGGAAACCCAGATGCCACCTCCTAGGTGACAAGGAGGACACGGAAGCATGGTGAaggtcccctccccactccattcTGTCTCACTCCTGCTCTCGCAAGCCCCCCAGGCTTTTCGTGGCCAAGGAGCAAAGGGTCACACACTGGCTGCTGCTTTGTTGGCAGGTGTTTGCGCTGGTGGCAGGGCCAGTAAAGTGGTATTGACACTGCCAAATCTACATATTCAGTAAACACTCAgctgtgagccaggcactgtgctgagagctgggagctgggaggatGGAAGGGGATAGATCCTGTCTGTACCTTCAAAGGAGTCAGAATTTTAGCTGGGGGAAAAATGTGTCAATAAACAGATTACCAGGCAATGGAAGTAAGTGAAAGAGCATATACTCCACTAGAACATAAGCTCCCATAGAGCAGGGGTAGTGTCCTATTTATCACTGTAACCCCACTGCCCAGACAGTATCCAGCAAATGGTAGGCTCAGAGTAAATGTTGCATAATGTGAATCAAGGCACACACAAATACTATGGGAACCTAGAGGGAGGATTAGTTCTGTCTACATGGAGGCTTGGAGAAGGTTCCACCACAGAAGGTATAATGTATAAGCCGAGTCTTCAAAACTGAGTAGTCACGCCAAGGAGGAGTATACCATTCCAGTCAGAGATCAGCAGGccacaaaacagacacatgaatGACCACATTACTGGAGGAACACAGAAGGTCTGCTAGGTTGGAACTCAGAATATACATCAATGTGCAGCCAGATGGAAGACTGGCAAGCTCAGGACCAGAGCAAACGGATCTATAGGCCATTCTTGCAAGTCTGAACTTTTTTGGGAAACCTTCTAGGCAGAGAGATTTGTTGGAAAGTTCATTCTGGCAGCACTGAAGGGCATGACATGAAAGCCATGGGGAATTTATTTGGCATCTAATTCAAAGGTCTAGCACAATGGCTCTCAACCACTGTGATTTCACTCCCAGGGTAATATTTGGCGGCAATGTCTAGGGACATTTTTGGCTGTTAGACTAGGACAAGTGAGGATGGGctagtgctactggcatctagcgggtagaggccagggatgctgctaaccatCCCATAACGCTCAGAacagcctccccccgccccaaagAATtacctggccccaaatgtcaacagtgccaaggATGAGAAAACCTGATCTGGCGAGAAGCAAAAAGGGTGACAGTTAACACTGTGGGAATAAAGAGAGGAATATTTAGAATAGAACAGGTGGAACTTGATAACTTCAGACTGTAAGAATGAGGTCAAAGATAACTCTGACATTTCCAGTTGGGTAAAGGAGTTAAGTGTCAGGCCATTAAGCAAAGCTGCAAGGATAAGAAGAGATGCAGTCTGAGAGTGGTAGGACTGTCAATTTTGAAAGTACacactaaatttttaaatctcagtgGGGGACAGGGAAAGCACAGGGATGATCTCGCTAGCCTGCATCCCTAGAGGGTATTTTCAGACCCCTAGATGTGTGTTGAATTGAATGCTTGCCCCTCAAACCACCCATTTTAAGATAAGTAAATAAGCCTCGTACAGAAAGTCTAGGCACTTTCTAATTGGCTGCTCCTGTACTGGGCCCTGGGGCAGAACCTAAATCACAGCAGAAACAACTTTCTCAGGGAAAATACAGATTGTCCATTACTGAGTCACCAAGACATCTTCCTCAAAATGACACCAGagccaagaaatgaaaaatgtccTCATTTTCAAAGAGACACTCAAAATTCAAAGTCAATTTCAGAAGGCAGTGGATTATCTAGACAGAAACGTTCTGAAACACCAAATACTTCTTCAGGATCTAAAGTATGGGCTAAAGAGAGAATTATGAGTGACAGGCCATATTCTAGATATGAAAGAATTAAAGgtactttgtgttttttaagtTCTCAGTACAATgatgttgcttaaaaaaaaaaaaaaggtaagtttaTGCGAAGCAGATCAGGAAAAGATTCATCCTATGCAGATATGAAATAAAACCCACTTCAAGAAATTCATAGATTAAACTAATCAAAATTGTGGGAAAAGTGAAAGCCAAACAAGCACACCATGatcatttttatgaataataaataatgaagttTTCAGTGgcataaaatctgaaaatctggCATAAATACTAATGATCGGAATCCTGTCTGAACTTTGAATTCCACTGGCGTTCCAAACAGAGACAGAAATGCCACTAAAGAGAAGGCGAGTAGGACCCATCGAATCAGCAGGACCTACGATGGCTACCTACTACAATTAAATATCTTACAACAGTGGACTCAAGAGAAGGTATGGGCCAATTAAGCCTGAAAAAGTACTAGAATTATCTCTTCCTGTGGAATATGCAAAACCATGAAAACCTGGAAATGAAGGCTGTGCGTGTTGTTGGGAAGACAAGGTTCACTGAGCAGAAATTGAACCTCTCCGTTCTTCAGGTACAAAAGCAGTTGTTAAATCTATTAAAGCAACCACAAAGTGCCCTGATGCAACACCGGCCCACTCAAAGAGAGGTGTGAGAGGAGGAAGGACCCACAAGGGAACTCCCAAGTTCCATAGAGGAGGTGAAGGCAGAACAAGATCTACTCAGCCAACCCAGCAGTTTTACCAACCTCCCCAGGCTTGGAACTAAGACCAAGCAGAGTCTTTATGAAGAAAGGAGCCACTGGCTAAAACTTCCAGATCAAAACCTGTTGACAGACCTCTTGCTTTCCcttcagaagcagcagcagacaTGGTGGATATTATCTGGAGAATGAAATAGTAGATTTGAGGGGGGAAAATTCAACTCCAcacaaaggatagaaaaaaaatatggagttcaacaaagcaaatactttttacaagtgaaaaaaagaactatttcttcTGCCGTCAAGAAGACCAAATGCAATattatataaaagggaaaaaaaagaaatagaagaaaaacttaaaaatctctCTGGGACAAAGACTTTTGCCtaatctaagatttttttctagttgaAACTTTCATTGATTTCAGAGTTCCCATTAACAACCCATCTCCAATCCTTCCAGCCATCCTAACAAGTCAGCCTGCATATCCTGTGGCTTAGTGTGAAGCAAGTCTTGTGAGGttcagagggaagcagagaactCACCTGAGAGTGTGGCCAGGGTTCGCTCCGCTGTTCCTCGGAGGGTCTCCCCGGGCTGCCACTCTGCCTGGGGAAGCATCCAAACATCCTGGTCTCCAAGCTTCTCTTTGACCAACAGAACAAGGTTCCTGTCTAGCTTCCGCTGCAGTGAGGTTCGGTCATTCTTTTTATCGGCTTCTGTGAAGAAAAGGGGATCACAGAAGACAAAGACTGTGATCTGCCAGAACCAAGAAAGAACAGAGTTTTGCAGTCTTCTTTTAAGGTAGAGCCACAACCTCTGTCCTCTTATAATCAAATTACAATCCTGATCCATCTCTCTAATTCAGACCTCTTTCAGAGTCTCACAATCTTAAGAAAACTACAATGtaagaagagaaaaccaaaagcTGAACTTCTCCTTTGAAGAGCACAACACAAAGTACTTTGAGCCTTTGGAAAAGCAGCTCTACCCACACTACTTCAAACACTACTACTTCACTGGTTTTGACACTATTAGTGACTTAACTTGGCCCCACTTTCTCTGTTCTTCAGGCTTCATCTCTGAAGCAAAGATAAGAGAACTCAATCCTCTGCTTTAGGAGAGCTTTCAGATAAAACACAGGAAACTAGTGGGAAAGGCTtaatttcccccccccccactctcacACCTGAACTAGGAGTTAAACTCAAATAACGTTCATAAAGTTTAACTGAGAGAGAATAGGTTATCCCAACACCCCCCTACCTTCCACTCAAAAATAACAtgtgcctttaaaaattttattagggTGGATGTGAGAAACAGGGAAAAGGATTTATTTTCCTCCCACCTGAAGGAAGTTCTGCAATTCCTTGTTActtaaaatacaaagcaaaggCTAAGCCAATGTCCTTTATCTAGGAACCACAATactcccctttcccttctctcctgctgGCCTGAAAAGACCACACACCTGTTATGCGAGCCCCAGGTTTGAACTGTAGGAATTTCTGCTCCCATACATCTTCCAAATCCTGCACCAGCAGTATATCCTGTTCATCATCTTCCTCATCATTCAAGTCAGCTTTCTTCTTTGCCAGTCGGCGGGCTTCATCCAATGCACGAAGCTCATGGTCTGAATACCTACTTCTCTCTACCTCAATCTaggaaaattaaaagcacaaaatagCCACACCAAAACAAAGAACAggtagaagagaaaacagagctATAGCACACTTGACAGACTCAGAAGTTTACCACCCAGCATAACCAAACATAAAATCaaaacaccaccaaaaaaaaaaaaaaaaaaaggaaaaaaaggtcaCCCGCACTTTGGGCTTGAGTTACATTTGCTAAAATGTTAGGATGTGATTGGAAGTCAAGCTGCTACAAAGAACAGAGGGATTGGGACAGGCATTGCCTGCCCACTTACCACACTCCTCTGTCAGTGTTTGATCTCACAGTGAGCCTTCCTGCCTCGGGGAGTTTACAGATGCACTCCCTTCTTCCTAGAATGTTTTCCCTCATGCTCTTCTAGAGATTCCTATTTA includes these proteins:
- the MRPL46 gene encoding 39S ribosomal protein L46, mitochondrial codes for the protein MAAPVGRTVLGVAKGWRRLEGLRTASLGSRSLSLAAAPSSSGSPWRLLGALCLQRPPLVSKPLTPLQEEMAALFQQIEVERSRYSDHELRALDEARRLAKKKADLNDEEDDEQDILLVQDLEDVWEQKFLQFKPGARITEADKKNDRTSLQRKLDRNLVLLVKEKLGDQDVWMLPQAEWQPGETLRGTAERTLATLSENNLEAKFLGNAPCGHYKFKFPQALRTESSLGAKVFFFKALLLTGDFSRTSKKDHHVWVCKEELGDYLKPKYLTQVRRFLLDL